Below is a window of Patescibacteria group bacterium DNA.
GACGATTTAGAAATTGAAGCCGCTATTTTGGCGCAAAATGGAAGATTTTACAGACCTTATTACGATGATTTTAGAAATCCAAACACTCATAATTTAAGAGACACAATAACTATAACAGGAAGTTTTGCCATGAACACAAGATATGTCTTGCATTGGTGCTGTCCTGATTCCGGCTACTGGACAAGAAACATTAATTATAATAATTCTTTGGTTTATTCTCCTCCGCCATCCTTCCCAACAACAGGAGAATATGTTTTTATTTCGTGGGAAGAAAAATAATAAATCTAATCAAGCTATAAGCTAATAAGCTAATGAAGCTAAAAAGCTAACAAAGCTAAATATATGTTTAATATTTTTTCAAATTCATCAACAGGAATAGAAATATCAGATTCTTTTATAAAATTAATTTCTTTAAAAAAGAAATTAAAAACTATTTATTTAGAAGGATATAATAAAATTATTTTACCTCCTAACATAGTAGTTGACGGAGAAATAAAAGATGTTGATAGTCTTATAAAATATATTATTAAATCAGTAAAAACCATTAAAGGCAATAAAAAAATTAAAGGAAACATTGTAACTTCATCTTCAAACAGAAAAACTTTTACTGTTTTAATAAAGATGAAACAAAAAATCAGCAAAAATAAAGATGATGACCAAAAATCAACTCAGGAAGCTATTTTAGAAGAAATAAAAAAAGAGATTCCTTTTTTAATAGAAGATATTTATTTTGATTGGCAATATGCTTGCACAAAAAATTCAAACGAGCAAAAAAAAATTTTATTATCAGCAGCTCCAAAAACAATTATTGATGATTATATAAACGCGTTTAAAACTTCTGAATTGTTTTTAAACGCGATAGATATTAAAGCAGCTGCTATTATTAGATCTTTAATTCCAATAAAAAACAAACAAATCAAAATAATCATATATATTGGCGAGTTTCATTCTACTATTATTTTAGGTAATAATAATATTATAGAATTTGTTGTTAATACTCCGCTTACAAGCGATGCCATTAATAAAACAATCGCTGATAAATTAA
It encodes the following:
- the pilM gene encoding type IV pilus assembly protein PilM; its protein translation is MFNIFSNSSTGIEISDSFIKLISLKKKLKTIYLEGYNKIILPPNIVVDGEIKDVDSLIKYIIKSVKTIKGNKKIKGNIVTSSSNRKTFTVLIKMKQKISKNKDDDQKSTQEAILEEIKKEIPFLIEDIYFDWQYACTKNSNEQKKILLSAAPKTIIDDYINAFKTSELFLNAIDIKAAAIIRSLIPIKNKQIKIIIYIGEFHSTIILGNNNIIEFVVNTPLTSDAINKTIADKLNLSKSQTEKAKKICGVNDKKCHGALKKALDPLINKLTNDVKNILLSRKDDSENQFPIEKIILCGKGANLKNLDELVEKKLNIKTIVGNPLINIKKTNNLLNQEKALEFATTIGMALRGIL